The following DNA comes from Pongo pygmaeus isolate AG05252 chromosome 9, NHGRI_mPonPyg2-v2.0_pri, whole genome shotgun sequence.
ACCATGGTGCATCTGACTCCTGAGGAGAAGACTGCTGTCAATGCCCTGTGGGGCAAAGTGAATGTGGATGCAGTTGGTGGTGAGGCCCTGGGCAGGTTGGTATCAAGGTTACAAGACAGTCTCAAGGAGGCAAATGGAAGCTGGACATGTGTAGACAGAGAAGACTCTTGGGTTTCTGATAGGCACTGACTCTCTCTGTCCCTTGGGCTGTTTTCCTACCCTCAGATTACTGGTGGTCTACCCTTGGACCCAGAGGTTCTTTGAGTCCTTTGGGGATCTATCCTCTCCTGATGCTGTTATGGGCAACCCTAAGGTGAAGGCTCATGGCAAGAAGGTGCTAGGTGCCTTTAGTGATGGCCTGGCTCACCTGGACAACCTCAAGGGCACTTTTTCTCAGCTGAGTGAGCTGCACTGTGACAAGCTGCACGTGGATCCTGAGAACTTCAGGGTGAGTCCAGGAGAtgcttcacttttctctttttactttctaaTCTTAATTTTGGTTCTTTTACCTACCTGCTCTTCTCccacatttttgtcattttactatattttatcatttaatgcttctaaaattttgttaatttatttaaatattctgcattttttccttccttacaatcttgctattttaaattatttaatgtccTGTCTTTCTCTCCCAACCCCCTCCCTTCACTTTTCCTTCTCTAACTACAACTCAAATTATGCATACCAGCTCTCATTTGCTAATTCTGCACTTAGAATAATCCTTTTGTCTCTCCACATGGGTATCGGAGAGGCTCCAACTCAAAGACGAGAGGCATAGAATACTGTTTTAGAGGCTATAAAGCATTTTACAATAAGGAATAATTGGAATTTTATAAATTCTGTAgtaaatgggatggaaaggaaagtgaatatTTGATTATGAAAGACTAGACAGTTACAAGGGAGGTGGGGCAGAAGTCATTGCTAGGAGACAGCCCATCATCACACTGATTAATCAATTAATTTGTATCTATTAATCTGTTTATAGTAATTAatttgtatatgttatatacacatacaaaattaaaactaatttGGAATTAATTTGTATATAGCAGTATACAGCATATATAGTGTATAGGTACATATACAGACTATATGCTAGTTAAGTACAtagagggtgtgtgtgtatagatatatattatatgtatgcatTCATATATGTACTTATTCATGCTGATGGGAATAACCTGGGGATCAGTTTTGTCTAAGATTTGGGCAGAAAAAAATGGGTGTTGGCTCAGTTTCTCAGAAGCCAATCTTTATTTCTCTGTTAACCATATGCATGTATCTGCCTACCTCTTCTCTGCAGCTCTTGGGCAATGTGCTGGTGTGTGTGCTGGCCCGCAACTTTGGCAAGGAATTCACCCCACAGGTGCAGGCTGCCTATCAGAAGGTGGTGGCTGGTGTGGCTAATGCCCTGGCTC
Coding sequences within:
- the LOC129008530 gene encoding hemoglobin subunit delta, whose amino-acid sequence is MVHLTPEEKTAVNALWGKVNVDAVGGEALGRLLVVYPWTQRFFESFGDLSSPDAVMGNPKVKAHGKKVLGAFSDGLAHLDNLKGTFSQLSELHCDKLHVDPENFRLLGNVLVCVLARNFGKEFTPQVQAAYQKVVAGVANALAHKYH